The Watersipora subatra chromosome 1, tzWatSuba1.1, whole genome shotgun sequence genome has a window encoding:
- the LOC137394206 gene encoding serine/threonine-protein kinase/endoribonuclease IRE1-like → MTLYRAMLAHQRKASFVMKFTSLFLLLMNIKQALLAQEKTYPLAIQEHLLFVSTLDGSLYGVNSVNGEQRWSIKGNPVLNNPTDVRSRTFLPDPTDGSLYMYSTTHNGLKKMPFTIPQLVSLSPCRGNEEGILYTGYKKDSWFTLDTEHGIKHDFDVFGDKVDVCPQSTQHSLFIGKTEYTIAMHSSLDKSTRWNATFTEYSSTHTKTIDEYDFRHFSSSSTGSLLTYAADARTLRWQIDFKSPVVALYSLEVDGLHKLPFLILSNESLDYVRRGLTSISDLESSGFVEHLSPTLYVGESKHGLYALPSMVDANRTAIAPRHLPEIAGPAVQDELPNVIQVNQKENVLPDSRKPRDVSLKINPKDILLFGNHHRPENTQVPLISDYKKDSDTKVAVEPGDLNETDISDVLESHTPSRLLLSAEGALILSFTLVAVTVGCVVVYIVTKRSSEHSVKVLIEKELSDKGKKSFGTSITGSPNFSDHSWHELDMEVPEGHSRVGKIIFNTKDVLGHGCEGTFVYRGKYDGRDVAVKRILPECFSLAEREVQLLRESDQHPNVIRYFCTETDRQFRYIALELCLGSLTDFIEKRVVCQTPALQLLEQAMSGLAHLHSLGIVHRDVKPHNVLLSLPDNSGQIKALISDFGLCKKLAAGKHSFSKASGVTGTEGWIAPEMLNSELRTTTSVDVFSAGCLIYYVVSGGKHAFGDKLRRQANILNAEYKLESISSPEHICCLHLISWMLAHDSHERPSMAEVLAHPYFWSEEKQLRFFSDVSDRIEKEPEGSYVVRGLEDRSDSVLKGDWKDHISIELYNDLKRFRSYRGSSLRDLLRAMRNKKHHYRELPEEVTKSLGQIPDEFVRYFTSRFPKLLLHSYLTMACVRKEPLFSKYYS, encoded by the exons ATGACGCTGTATCGTGCAATGTTAGCGCATCAAAGAAAAGCTTCGTTTGTGATGAAGTTCACTAGTCTGTTTTTGCTTCTAATGAATATAAAACAAGCGCTATTGGCCCAAGAG AAAACCTATCCATTAGCTATTCAAGAGCATCTGCTTTTTGTTTCTACATTGGATGGCTCATTATATGGAGTAAACTCAGTTAACGGTGAACAGAGATGGAGCATTAAAGGCA ATCCAGTGTTGAATAATCCCACTGATGTGAGGTCTCGGACTTTTCTTCCTGATCCAACGGATGGCAGCCTTTACATGTACAGTACGACACACAACGGACTTAAAAAGATGCCTTTTACTATTCCCCAGCTCGTTTCTCTTTCTCCGTGTCGAGGAAATGAAGAGGGAATTCTCTATACCG GTTATAAAAAGGACAGCTGGTTCACTCTCGACACGGAACACGGCATCAAACACGATTTTGATGTGTTTGGGGATAAGGTTGATGTCTGCCCTCAATCTACCCAACATTCTCTATTTATCGGCAAAACAG AATACACTATAGCCATGCACAGCAGTTTGGACAAATCAACTAG ATGGAATGCTACTTTCACCGAGTATTCTTCTACCCACACCAAAACTATCGATGAGTATG ACTTCCGTCATTTCTCTTCAAGCTCTACAGGAAGTCTCCTAACCTATGCAGCTGATGCAA GAACACTACGGTGGCAAATAGACTTCAAGTCTCCTGTCGTAGCCTTATATTCGCTTGAAGTGGATGGACTGCACAAGCTCCCTTTCCTAATTCTTTCTAATGAGTCTCTTGACTATGTCCGAAGGGGCCTCACATCCATCTCAGATCTAGAATCCTCAGGCTTTGTGGAGCACTTGTC ACCAACACTGTATGTAGGAGAGTCCAAGCATGGCTTGTATGCCTTGCCCTCTATGGTTGATGCAAATAGAACAGCTATTGCG CCGAGACATCTTCCGGAGATAGCGGGTCCTGCAGTTCAAGATGAACTCCCTAATGTGATACAAGTGAATCAAAAGGAAAATGTCTTACCTGACTCACGAAAACCAAGGGATGTCAGCCTAAAAATCAACCCAAAAGACATCTTACTTTTTG GTAACCATCATCGACCTGAGAATACCCAGGTGCCTCTTATCTCCGACTACAAGAAGGATTCAGATACCAAAGTGGCTGTTGAACCGGGAGATTTAAATGAGACGGACATTTCTGATGTGTTGGAGTCGCACACACCTTCTCGTTTGCTCTTGAGTGCTGAAGGGGCTCTTATTCTCTCCTTTACTCTTGTGGCTGTTACTGTCGGTTGTGTGGTTGTCTACATTGTTACCAAGAGG AGCTCTGAGCACTCGGTTAAGGTCCTAATAGAGAAGGAACTCTCTGACAAAGGAAAGAAGTCCTTCGGCACTTCAATCACTGGCTCACCTAATTTCAGTGACCATTCATGGCATGAGCTGGACATGG AGGTTCCTGAAGGTCACAGTCGGGTCGGAAAGATAATTTTTAACACCAAAGATGTGCTTGGTCATGGTTGCGAGGGCACATTTGTGTACAG AGGTAAATATGACGGTCGAGATGTGGCTGTAAAGAGAATTCTCCCAGAATGCTTTAGTCTTGCTGAGAGAGAGGTGCAGTTGCTGAGGGAGTCTGACCAGCATCCCAATGTCATACGGTACTTCTGTACT GAGACAGACCGTCAGTTTAGATATATAGCTTTAGAACTATGCTTGGGCAGTTTAACtgattttattgaaaaacgaGTGGTATGTCAGACCCCCGCATTACAACTTTTGGAACAAGCCATGTCTGGCCTCGCTCATCTACATAGTTTGGGTATAG TTCACAGAGATGTGAAGCCTCACAATGTTCTGCTGTCACTGCCAGACAATTCCGGGCAGATAAAAGCTCTTATATCAGATTTTGGTCTGTGCAAAAAGTTAGCCGCAGGCAAGCATTCCTTCTCTAAGGCATCTGGTGTGACAGGCACAGAAGGCTGGATCGCACCTGAAATGCTAAACTCGGAACTAAGAACG ACCACTTCAGTGGATGTGTTCTCAGCTGGCTGTCTCATATACTACGTAGTATCTGGAGGAAAGCATGCATTTGGTGATAAACTACGACGCCAGGCAAACATTCTCAACGCTGAATATAAACTGGAAAGCATCAGTTCTCCAG AGCATATATGCTGTCTGCACCTCATTTCCTGGATGTTAGCCCATGATTCCCATGAGAGACCGAGTATGGCGGAGGTTTTAGCACACCCTTATTTCTGGTCGGAAGAAAAGCAACTCCGATTCTTTTCT GATGTGAGTGACAGGATTGAGAAAGAGCCAGAAGGAAGCTATGTGGTTCGAGGGTTGGAAGATAGATCTGATTCAGTCCTCAAGGGGGACTGGAAAGACCATATATCTATAGAACTATACAATG ATTTAAAAAGATTTCGCAGTTATAGAGGGTCATCTCTGCGAGATTTATTACGTGCCATGAGAAATAAG AAACACCATTACAGAGAGCTACCAGAGGAAGTTACTAAGTCATTGGGTCAAATTCCAGATGAATTTGTTCGATATTTTACGTCACGGTTCCCAAAACTTCTTCTGCATTCTTATCTCACGATGGCCTGTGTACGCAAAGAGCCACTTTTTTCTAAATACTATTCATAA
- the LOC137393815 gene encoding uncharacterized protein, with translation MLQVKKVRVGIVVCMLLIMMLFMKTMTINLGQPFFHSITVTRFTEGLDAPARVSDDFELEGGVFGSDGLLKELSTMIHVSLIHSFSPDTEKHFREMMVDPVRNEHRIYANSPAILQLKSGEVITVMRVWLEKEIWDLTKQSPHNTFSDNYFYIQRFDRQMKPITTGRILGIATPIQWSIGDGPIEPRIFTVNDTIYLTFNTGIFTETRKTIDSTFVWDLTSNKAIMPKIYGGQPMVDNKQDGSMPRDKHWAALVKGPKLFFTYNLDPLRVIDCGIHNSSMDCTFVHKEGAESYTFKDQRDGLRGGTPFVLYKYPYYISVAHGTYFRDCRDADSRCNGRRYYTTHIILMTIEPDFKIVYVSGNIAFPEESFQIPLVRYRFIESSFFFPVGLILENADSLVLGGHINDHSSVLYRISNISSVMKQVIELDQLASDNQGPALGVFQDYTRLMAEKFSGMKFQSGQ, from the exons ATGCTTCAAGTGAAGAAGGTTCGAGTAGGCATCGTAGTCTGCATGCTGTTGATTATGATGTTGTTCATGAAAACGATGACCATTAATTTGGGTCAGCCATTCTTCCATTCAATTACTGTTACGAGGTTTACAGAAGGTCTTGATGCACCTGCAAGAGTCTCGGATGACTTCGAGTTGGAAGGAGGAGTTTTTGGTTCAGACGGATTGTTGAAGGAGCTTTCAACTATGATACAC gtctccctgatccacTCATTTTCTCCAGATACTGAAAAACACTTTAGAGAGATGATGGTGGACCCTGTGAGAAATGAACACAGAATTTATGCCAACAGCCCTGCAATTCTTCAG CTAAAGTCTGGAGAGGTGATCACAGTGATGAGGGTGTGGCTAGAAAAGGAAATCTGGGACTTGACCAAGCAGTCACCTCATAATACTTTTTCTGACAATTACTTCTACATCCAGAGGTTTGACAGGCAGATGAAACCTATTACTACCGGGAGAATCCTTGGGATCGCAACTCCAATTCAGTGGTCCATTGGTGATGGACCCATTGAACCGAGGATTTTCACAGTCAATGATACCATATACCTCACCTTCAATACAG GCATTTTTACGGAAACACGTAAAACAATAGACTCCACTTTTGTGTGGGACTTAACCTCAAACAAAGCAATAATGCCAAAGATCTATGGTGGTCAGCCAATGGTAGACAACAAGCAAGATGGCAGCATGCCACGAGACAAGCACTGGGCAGCCCTAGTAAAAGGTCCGAAGCTGTTTTTTACATATAACCTTGACCCGCTGCGAGTGATTGACTGCGGTATTCACAACAGCTCTATGGACTGCACATTTGTTCACAAAGAAG GAGCAGAAAGCTACACATTCAAAGACCAAAGAGATGGCTTACGAGGAGGCACACCCTTTGTACTATACAAATATCCATATTATATATCCGTAGCGCATGGTACCTACTTCAGAGATTGTCGTGATGCGGATTCACGTTGCAATGGACGTCGATATTACACAACTCATATAATTCTCATGACTATTGAGCCAGACTTTAAGATAGTCTATGTCAGTGGTAACATAGCTTTCCCTGAAGAAAGTTTTCAGATCCCGCTAGTGAGATATCGATTTATAGAAAGCTCGTTTTTCTTTCCCGTAGGATTGATTTTAGAGAATGCAGATTCTTTAGTGTTAGGAGGACATATAAATGACCATAGTAGTGTGTTATATAGAATAAGCAATATTTCTTCTGTTATGAAACAAGTTATAGAACTTGATCAACTAGCCAGTGACAATCAAGGTCCTGCCCTAGGAGTTTTTCAAGATTACACGCGATTAATGGCTGAGAAATTTAGTGGAATGAAGTTTCAATCGGGTCAGTGA